CATCGGCTTCAACATCCGCGAGCCCGTGGAGACGCTGCTCAAGCGAAACGGGCTCGATCTCTCTTCGGTCGCGCACTGGGTGCTGCACACGGGCGGCGGCGTGGTGATCGATTCCGTCAAGCTCAGCCTCGGCCTCGACGAGCACGACGTCCGGCACACGCGCTCCGTGCTGCGCGACTACGGAAACATCTCCAGCGGCAGCTTTCTCGTCAGCCTCCAGCGCCTGCTCGCCGAGGGCCGCACATCGGCCGGTGACCTCGGCGTCATGGTCACGATGGGCCCCGGCGCCCAGATCGAAACCGCGCTCCTCGAATTCGGATAGCCTGCCAGAGGAGGGTAAATGTCCGAAACGATCACCCCCAGCTCAGACCGGAGTTCGCCCTACACCGGCACAGTCCTTCCGCAAGGCCGGCCGTTCTGGATCGTCGACGGACGCGCGTACGACTTCACCGAGTGGATGAGCCTTCACCCCGGTGGCGCGATGTGGTTCAGGCAGACCGAGGGCCGGGACATCAGCGCCCTCCTGCACACGTACCACCGAGATCCGGAGCGGGCGCGGCGATTCCTCGCGAAGTACGAGATCGCGGAGCTCGCCGGGAAAACCGTGCGGCCGAAGGTCATCGTGCCGCCCCGGGTCAGCGAAGGCGGCGCGCCACGGCCACCCGACGGACCACCGCCGATCTCCGAACACGACGTGCTCCCCAAGCTCGGCATTCCGCCTTTCCTGCTGGCGCCCGACTTCGACGCGCGCACAGATCTGCCAAAGCTCGACTACCGCGACCCGGGGAGCCTGCTCGCGCAGATCCGCACCAAGCTGAACGCGAGGTTCTCCAAGCGCGACCTGAAGCGGTACGACCGCGCGTTCGACGCCGTGACCTGGATTATCGGCGCCGCGCACGTCGCCGCGCTGGCGCTGCTGATCGCCGGTTTCCTGCCCGCCTGGGCATTCGTCGTCATCATGGTCGTCACGCGCACCTCGCTCGCCGGCTCGGGCCACTACCACCTGCACCGAAAGTGGAAAGACCAGCGCCGCTACACGATGCCGCTCGGCAAGGCGCTCTTCGACATCAACTACGTGGGCACGAGCCTCATCGGATCCGACGGCCACGTGCTCCTGCACCACCCTTATCTGGGCTCCGGCGCCGATGTGAAGAAGACGTTCTTCGACAGCATGCTGCAACTGCACCCGGCACTGCGCATCCCCGGCTACACGCTCCACAAGTTCGGCATCTGCCTGACCGGGCTGCCCTTCCGG
The window above is part of the Phytohabitans houttuyneae genome. Proteins encoded here:
- a CDS encoding fatty acid desaturase produces the protein MSETITPSSDRSSPYTGTVLPQGRPFWIVDGRAYDFTEWMSLHPGGAMWFRQTEGRDISALLHTYHRDPERARRFLAKYEIAELAGKTVRPKVIVPPRVSEGGAPRPPDGPPPISEHDVLPKLGIPPFLLAPDFDARTDLPKLDYRDPGSLLAQIRTKLNARFSKRDLKRYDRAFDAVTWIIGAAHVAALALLIAGFLPAWAFVVIMVVTRTSLAGSGHYHLHRKWKDQRRYTMPLGKALFDINYVGTSLIGSDGHVLLHHPYLGSGADVKKTFFDSMLQLHPALRIPGYTLHKFGICLTGLPFRAREIAKFERPRRNRPEAASATPDAIRTDFWLIRAWIVVEFIACLVTGHILAWVVQFVITLWFNTFLVVASHDFEETTTEQELAAIPEPLREDWAAQQICLSYDLTVVGNRWVDLFLSAGLSPHRVHHVLPWQGSGFANLASEKTVREACAEAGIPWERPRSLIFNRFPAVMKHYLLCPAKPAPPPPHRSPRPASAPAAPGSHAGAAARDDRGPGAHPLPILSGRLAGGRRLITCRAAPPPGWACVQQRGGPVRRGYA